One genomic segment of Trichococcus shcherbakoviae includes these proteins:
- a CDS encoding AraC family ligand binding domain-containing protein encodes METSYFKSYFFNNQKDLKILFSGKAVCESLYSFGPAVRPNYIIHIVTKGKGRYQLDNESYEVTAGQGFIIPPDTRTFYQADKEDPWSYYWIGFEGDLAGFYLDALGCSGHHPVFQTENTERIIQIIEESFSEDQVSLFSELMLSARLYEFLALFKQTTEHSITRGQLRNPHIREAIAYIRSYYATPMTIQSLAEALCLNRSYLSSIFKQEMGVTLQQYLTDHRLTRAAELLGLKNFSIDEIAEYSGYRDTLVFSKAFKRKYSVTPTTYRKAEYEKREQYNEKTAHRF; translated from the coding sequence ATGGAAACTTCTTATTTCAAATCTTACTTTTTCAACAATCAAAAAGACCTCAAGATTCTTTTCTCCGGAAAAGCGGTCTGCGAGTCGCTTTACAGTTTCGGGCCGGCAGTCCGGCCCAATTACATCATCCATATCGTGACGAAAGGCAAAGGCCGCTATCAGCTGGATAATGAGTCCTATGAAGTGACGGCAGGCCAAGGTTTCATTATTCCGCCGGATACCAGAACTTTTTATCAAGCCGACAAAGAAGACCCATGGAGCTACTATTGGATCGGATTCGAGGGTGATCTCGCCGGGTTCTACCTGGATGCACTGGGGTGTTCGGGCCACCATCCGGTTTTCCAAACCGAAAATACGGAACGCATCATCCAAATCATAGAAGAATCCTTTTCCGAGGATCAAGTTTCTCTTTTTTCCGAATTGATGCTTTCGGCCCGACTGTATGAATTTTTGGCCTTGTTTAAACAGACAACGGAACACTCCATCACCAGAGGTCAGCTAAGGAACCCGCACATCCGGGAAGCGATCGCCTACATCAGGAGCTATTATGCCACACCGATGACCATTCAGAGCCTTGCGGAAGCATTGTGTTTGAACCGTAGCTATCTTTCCAGCATTTTCAAGCAGGAGATGGGTGTGACGCTGCAGCAATATTTGACGGATCATCGCCTGACGCGGGCGGCGGAACTCTTAGGTTTGAAGAACTTTTCGATCGATGAAATCGCAGAATACAGCGGCTATCGCGATACCCTGGTCTTTTCCAAAGCTTTCAAAAGAAAGTACTCAGTCACGCCGACCACCTACAGAAAGGCGGAATACGAAAAGCGGGAGCAATACAACGAAAAAACGGCGCATCGCTTCTGA
- a CDS encoding MerR family transcriptional regulator, whose amino-acid sequence MNSKEVAQLFDLPIDTIRYYERVGVIPPITRDKNGYRIYAKRDLNWIFLAKSLRKAGLSIESLIEFATLAQSKENVRAAQKQILQDQLTEINVKLEEMMHARDLLEYKIETFDDHVAKINAGELNDDEVEELWRMKHFKKHEIPLAVE is encoded by the coding sequence ATGAACAGCAAAGAAGTAGCGCAGCTATTCGATTTGCCGATCGATACGATCAGATATTATGAACGGGTGGGTGTGATTCCGCCGATAACACGCGACAAGAATGGCTATCGCATCTACGCCAAACGGGACCTCAATTGGATTTTTCTGGCAAAGAGTTTGCGCAAAGCGGGCTTGTCGATCGAGTCGCTGATCGAGTTCGCAACATTGGCGCAATCGAAGGAGAACGTGCGGGCAGCCCAAAAACAGATTCTGCAGGATCAGTTGACTGAAATCAATGTCAAATTGGAGGAGATGATGCATGCAAGGGATCTGCTGGAGTACAAAATCGAGACGTTTGATGATCATGTCGCTAAAATCAATGCCGGCGAACTGAATGATGACGAGGTTGAAGAGCTTTGGAGGATGAAACATTTCAAAAAACACGAAATACCGCTTGCTGTGGAGTAA
- a CDS encoding aldo/keto reductase, whose amino-acid sequence MQTVKLNNGVEIPVLGFGTFQITDPVEAEQSVIAAIKAGYRHIDTAQSYMNEEAVGRGIANSGVPREELFVTTKVWVENVSYEGVKASIERSLKRLGLDYLDMLLIHQPYSDVHGAWRAMEELQEQGIVRAIGVSNFAVDRAVDLATFNKVVPQMNQIEINPFHQRIEVIAALKEEGIMPEAWAPFAEGKNDIFNNEVLVAIGKKYNKSVAQVITRWLVEQDIVVLAKSTKPERMAENLDVFDFALTDEDKAQIATLDEGESQFFSHADPKIIKWLAERKMGV is encoded by the coding sequence ATGCAAACAGTAAAATTAAACAACGGTGTTGAGATTCCAGTTTTAGGCTTCGGTACTTTTCAGATTACCGATCCTGTTGAGGCAGAACAATCCGTCATTGCAGCAATCAAAGCGGGCTACCGCCATATCGATACAGCGCAGTCGTACATGAATGAGGAAGCGGTCGGACGCGGCATCGCAAATTCCGGTGTGCCGCGCGAAGAGCTTTTTGTGACGACCAAAGTTTGGGTGGAAAATGTTTCCTATGAAGGTGTGAAAGCTTCGATTGAGCGCTCGCTCAAACGTCTGGGCTTGGATTACCTCGATATGCTGTTGATCCACCAACCGTACAGCGATGTCCATGGAGCTTGGAGAGCCATGGAGGAATTGCAGGAACAAGGCATTGTGCGCGCAATCGGTGTTTCCAACTTCGCCGTTGACCGTGCGGTGGATTTGGCGACCTTCAATAAAGTCGTACCGCAGATGAACCAGATTGAAATCAATCCGTTCCACCAACGCATCGAGGTCATTGCAGCGTTGAAAGAGGAAGGCATCATGCCGGAAGCTTGGGCGCCTTTTGCGGAAGGCAAAAATGACATCTTCAACAACGAAGTACTGGTCGCTATCGGGAAAAAATACAACAAATCAGTGGCGCAAGTCATCACCCGCTGGTTGGTGGAGCAGGACATCGTTGTCTTGGCAAAATCGACCAAACCGGAACGAATGGCTGAAAACCTGGATGTGTTCGACTTCGCTTTGACGGATGAAGACAAAGCGCAGATCGCGACTCTTGATGAGGGCGAAAGCCAATTCTTCTCGCATGCCGATCCTAAGATCATCAAATGGTTGGCGGAAAGAAAAATGGGCGTTTAA
- a CDS encoding CarD family transcriptional regulator, with product MYKVNDLIVYGNEGVCRVEAIEVMNVTAVANDRLYYVLKPLYRNGTVFTPVDTKVFMRPVISADDAQEIIEQIPTIETDILYSSANLLSEHYDKAMERHDCKYLIQVIKTVYLKNQIAATKNKKVSETDRRYMKKAEEMLYGEFAVVLEMPKNEVKTYVEEKVSAIELSLIK from the coding sequence ATGTACAAAGTTAATGATTTGATAGTGTATGGAAACGAAGGGGTCTGCCGAGTTGAAGCGATCGAAGTTATGAATGTCACTGCTGTCGCAAATGATCGTCTCTATTATGTTCTGAAGCCCCTGTATCGGAACGGAACAGTATTCACACCCGTTGATACGAAAGTATTTATGCGTCCCGTTATTTCGGCCGATGACGCACAAGAAATAATCGAACAGATTCCGACAATAGAAACGGATATCCTATACAGCAGCGCGAATCTGCTTTCCGAACATTATGATAAAGCCATGGAACGCCATGATTGCAAATACCTGATCCAAGTGATCAAAACGGTCTACCTCAAGAACCAGATTGCCGCCACAAAAAATAAAAAGGTTTCCGAAACCGACAGACGCTATATGAAGAAAGCCGAAGAAATGCTTTACGGCGAATTCGCTGTCGTGCTGGAGATGCCCAAAAATGAAGTGAAGACCTACGTCGAAGAAAAAGTTTCAGCAATTGAATTAAGTTTGATCAAATAA
- a CDS encoding glycoside hydrolase family 1 protein produces the protein MMQANKNAFPKDFLWGSASAAYQVEGAWDDDGKGPSIWDEFVKVPGTTYKNTNGNVAVDHYHRVEEDVRLMAEMGLKIYRFSIAWSRIFPTSMDEVNQKGLDFYHKLIDLCLENNVEPMVTIYHWDLPLFLQEKYRGWESREIIADFKKYTVTLFEAYGSKVKYWITINEQNIFTRMGWMTAQHPPKMSGEEKLYYQVNHNVFLAHAEAVLAFQDLVPDGMIGASFALHPSYAIDCKPENVVAKMDYDDLKNYWWMDVYAYGRYPKAAMKYLQTKGVAPEFEPGDAELLAEAAKHVDFMGVNYYRSDTVEYNPLDGVASSGVFNTTGEKGSMTVPGVPGLYKNPLNPNLPTTDWDWTIDPIGIRVGCRDITSRYDLPIIISENGLGAFDTLEEDGSIHDPYRIAYLSEHLKEIKLAIEEGSEVLAYCTWSFTDLLSWLNGYQKRYGFVYVDQYEEAVDPSLNRYKKDSFYWYKDVIASDGKTLFDEA, from the coding sequence ATGATGCAGGCAAACAAAAATGCTTTTCCGAAGGATTTCCTGTGGGGCAGTGCTTCGGCTGCTTATCAGGTGGAAGGCGCTTGGGACGATGACGGCAAAGGTCCATCGATCTGGGATGAATTCGTGAAAGTGCCCGGCACCACCTACAAAAACACAAACGGTAATGTTGCGGTCGACCATTACCATCGCGTGGAGGAGGATGTCCGCTTGATGGCGGAAATGGGCCTGAAAATTTATCGTTTCTCGATCGCCTGGTCACGGATTTTCCCGACTTCCATGGATGAAGTGAACCAAAAGGGCTTGGATTTCTACCATAAGCTGATCGACCTGTGCCTGGAAAACAACGTCGAGCCGATGGTAACGATTTATCACTGGGATCTACCGCTGTTCCTGCAAGAAAAATACCGTGGTTGGGAAAGTCGGGAAATCATCGCCGACTTCAAGAAATACACAGTGACTTTGTTCGAGGCTTACGGCAGCAAAGTGAAATACTGGATCACGATCAATGAACAGAACATCTTCACGCGGATGGGCTGGATGACGGCGCAGCACCCGCCGAAAATGAGCGGCGAAGAAAAACTCTATTACCAGGTCAACCATAACGTGTTCCTGGCGCATGCCGAGGCCGTGCTCGCCTTTCAGGATCTGGTTCCGGACGGCATGATTGGTGCGAGCTTCGCCCTGCATCCGAGCTACGCCATCGACTGCAAGCCGGAAAATGTCGTAGCCAAGATGGATTACGACGATTTGAAAAACTATTGGTGGATGGATGTTTATGCTTACGGGCGTTATCCGAAGGCAGCCATGAAGTATCTCCAGACCAAAGGCGTTGCGCCTGAATTCGAGCCGGGCGATGCGGAATTGCTTGCGGAAGCCGCCAAGCACGTCGACTTCATGGGCGTCAACTATTACCGGAGCGATACGGTAGAGTACAACCCGTTGGATGGCGTCGCCAGCAGCGGCGTGTTCAATACGACCGGCGAAAAAGGTTCCATGACTGTCCCTGGCGTTCCGGGCTTGTACAAGAATCCGCTGAATCCCAATCTGCCGACAACAGATTGGGATTGGACCATCGATCCGATCGGCATCCGCGTCGGTTGCCGCGACATCACTAGCCGCTATGACCTGCCGATCATCATTTCCGAAAACGGACTCGGCGCTTTCGACACACTTGAAGAGGACGGCAGCATCCATGACCCTTATCGGATCGCCTATCTGTCGGAACACCTTAAGGAGATCAAACTGGCAATCGAAGAAGGCTCGGAAGTGCTCGCATACTGCACATGGTCGTTCACCGATCTGCTCAGCTGGCTGAACGGCTACCAAAAACGCTACGGCTTCGTCTATGTCGATCAGTACGAAGAAGCCGTCGATCCTTCCCTGAATCGCTACAAGAAAGACAGTTTCTATTGGTACAAGGACGTCATAGCCAGCGACGGAAAAACGCTGTTCGACGAAGCATAA
- a CDS encoding DMT family transporter, which translates to MKNMYYAGLVFLGGCCYGILSTFVKIAYANGFSSGAVTGAQYLFGTMMLWLVLLFTKKEKLSVKESVKLLLSGIPFGLTGIFYYQALQSLSASLAIVFLFQFVWIGSVIEWLVYRLVPDKTKLISIAVLLLGSLLAADVFSKSSSTFTVIGLIWGILAAVSFATFLFLSSAVGSQLPPVQKSALLATGASILVSICYPPVFILEGTTFFSLAPYGLLLGLFGVVLPPLLYSIGMPHVGPSLGTILTSSELPVAILMSSVVLSEPVPPVKWTGVILILIGISLNSLKDSKKTGMLKKTEYQ; encoded by the coding sequence ATGAAAAATATGTACTATGCAGGACTTGTTTTTTTGGGGGGATGCTGTTACGGCATTCTTTCGACTTTTGTGAAAATAGCATATGCGAACGGATTTAGTTCTGGTGCCGTGACAGGTGCGCAGTACTTGTTCGGTACGATGATGTTGTGGCTTGTTTTACTGTTTACAAAAAAGGAAAAGCTTTCCGTAAAGGAGTCGGTGAAACTTTTGTTGTCAGGCATCCCTTTCGGTTTGACCGGAATTTTTTATTATCAAGCACTGCAATCATTGAGTGCCTCATTAGCGATTGTTTTCCTTTTTCAATTTGTTTGGATCGGATCAGTGATCGAGTGGCTGGTTTACAGACTTGTTCCGGATAAAACGAAGCTGATTTCGATAGCTGTCCTTTTGCTCGGTTCATTATTGGCGGCTGACGTTTTTTCGAAAAGTAGTTCAACATTCACGGTAATAGGCTTAATCTGGGGGATTTTGGCAGCAGTCAGTTTCGCAACCTTCCTATTTTTGAGTAGTGCTGTCGGGAGTCAACTCCCTCCTGTTCAAAAAAGTGCCTTGCTGGCTACTGGCGCGAGCATACTCGTGTCCATTTGTTATCCGCCGGTCTTCATCCTTGAGGGCACGACGTTCTTTAGCCTTGCTCCATACGGCCTGCTTCTTGGTCTTTTCGGTGTAGTGCTGCCTCCGTTGCTTTATTCGATCGGAATGCCGCATGTCGGACCCAGCCTAGGAACGATTTTGACATCGTCCGAACTTCCCGTAGCGATACTGATGTCCTCAGTAGTATTATCAGAGCCAGTCCCACCTGTAAAGTGGACGGGTGTTATATTAATTTTGATAGGCATCAGTCTGAATAGTTTGAAAGATTCGAAAAAGACGGGAATGCTAAAAAAGACAGAATACCAGTGA
- a CDS encoding MurR/RpiR family transcriptional regulator, translated as MILDKVNDILNTRNQNDSIYAIAGYIKSHIDEIPFLTIDAVAAGCFVSKGQISKTIRTLGYENYASFKDACRNYVDSLERKSFLFNKAYGFPENVALFNQKLSETFQYVTNHLDYATLEKLVNVIGRQKRVYLFAQGDIRSVCHTIQIELSRLSISTVICDADFDVDFPLNQDDFLLVLSVNGNTFRYSKRITRRIKSLQSTTWLITCNDQLEFPNKCVVPSNETTLNDFALKYVVDVLLAGIIMQKS; from the coding sequence ATGATTCTCGATAAGGTCAACGACATACTGAATACAAGAAATCAGAATGATTCCATTTATGCCATCGCTGGCTACATCAAATCCCATATTGACGAAATCCCCTTCTTGACGATAGATGCTGTTGCTGCCGGATGCTTTGTTTCGAAAGGTCAAATCTCCAAAACTATCCGAACTCTAGGATACGAAAACTACGCAAGCTTCAAGGATGCTTGCCGGAATTATGTAGATTCCCTGGAGAGAAAATCCTTTCTGTTCAATAAAGCGTACGGTTTTCCTGAGAATGTCGCCCTTTTCAACCAGAAATTAAGCGAGACATTCCAGTACGTTACAAACCATCTCGATTATGCCACTCTGGAAAAACTAGTGAACGTCATAGGCAGGCAAAAACGTGTCTATTTATTTGCCCAAGGTGATATCCGCTCCGTTTGCCACACCATCCAGATTGAGTTGAGCCGTCTTTCCATTTCGACTGTCATTTGCGATGCTGATTTTGACGTCGATTTCCCGCTCAATCAAGATGATTTTCTGCTCGTTCTCAGCGTCAACGGCAACACTTTCAGATACAGCAAGCGGATCACTCGAAGGATCAAGAGCCTGCAGAGCACAACTTGGCTCATCACCTGCAATGACCAACTCGAATTTCCCAACAAATGCGTCGTTCCTTCAAACGAAACTACCCTGAACGATTTTGCTTTAAAATATGTCGTGGATGTTTTGCTTGCTGGCATCATCATGCAAAAAAGTTGA
- a CDS encoding ROK family protein — protein sequence MKKNYLSIDIGGTNIKLALIDHSGQIQSKKQVRTPHEYGAFIAALENEIELVQDEIRGIAFSCPGKVDTETGMISFGGALPFLDGISFIDKFQPKFAVPISVINDGKAAALSELWLGNLKGIENGLALVLGTGIGGGLILDGKLYQGKNFQAGELSFMMKQSGKPSFEDMYGMTGSAVGLVKKVNIELGTEDTKDGAAAFEAINQKDPSIYPIFEVFAREIAYMICNVQAILDLEKIVIGGGISAQSIVIEEIRKQYRAIRAGLPFVANTLTEVEIDSCRFLNDANLLGALYQLLLNVDEEMAVNV from the coding sequence ATGAAGAAAAATTATTTAAGCATCGACATCGGCGGCACGAACATCAAATTGGCTCTGATCGACCATTCCGGACAGATTCAGTCCAAGAAGCAGGTGCGGACGCCACATGAATACGGCGCATTCATCGCCGCATTGGAAAATGAAATCGAATTGGTGCAGGATGAGATTCGCGGGATCGCCTTCAGCTGCCCGGGGAAAGTGGACACGGAAACGGGCATGATTTCTTTCGGCGGAGCCTTGCCTTTCTTGGACGGTATTTCCTTCATCGACAAATTCCAACCGAAATTTGCTGTGCCTATCTCCGTCATCAATGACGGGAAAGCGGCTGCCTTGTCCGAACTGTGGCTCGGCAACCTGAAAGGCATTGAGAACGGTTTGGCGCTTGTGCTCGGAACCGGCATCGGTGGCGGGCTGATCCTTGACGGCAAACTCTACCAGGGCAAAAATTTTCAGGCGGGAGAATTGAGTTTCATGATGAAGCAATCCGGCAAGCCATCCTTTGAGGATATGTACGGCATGACCGGGTCGGCAGTTGGACTCGTCAAAAAAGTGAACATCGAGTTGGGGACCGAGGACACGAAGGACGGCGCTGCTGCCTTCGAAGCAATCAATCAAAAGGATCCGAGCATCTATCCGATTTTCGAAGTCTTCGCCAGAGAAATCGCCTATATGATCTGCAACGTCCAAGCCATCCTTGACCTCGAGAAGATCGTCATCGGCGGCGGGATCAGCGCCCAATCGATCGTTATCGAAGAAATCCGGAAACAATACCGCGCCATCCGCGCCGGGCTGCCTTTCGTGGCGAACACCTTGACGGAAGTGGAAATCGACAGCTGCCGCTTCCTGAATGATGCGAACCTGTTGGGGGCGTTGTACCAATTGTTGCTGAATGTGGATGAAGAGATGGCAGTTAACGTGTAG
- a CDS encoding alpha-galactosidase: MPIQIHQQGKLFHLTNQEISYIMQVLEDGSLGNLYFGKKVADRTDFSHLIESAYRPNTAYASQEDYSFSREHMRQEFPVYGTTDFRHPAISVLNENGSRVSAFQVKEHVVHSGKKTLAGLPATYAESPEEATTLEITLEDSLAGVVVVLSYTLYEERPVVTRSVRVRNDGQKNVQLERLLSMNLDLPDAEYELLQLSGAWGRERHPYFRRLVPGIQSVESARGSSSHYQNPFIALKRLDATEQSGEVLGFSFVYSGNFLAQVEVDTYNVARVSMGINPFGFGWLLEPGETFQAPEVVMVHSGNGLNGMSQTFHSLYRQRLARGTWRDKERPILINNWEATGMDFTEQQLLAFAETAYEDGVELFVLDDGWFGGRRHERAGLGDWFVNGELLPEGIDGLAEKIEAIGLRFGLWFEPEMVNADSDLFRAHPDWIIHTPGRPVSHGRHQYVLDFTRSEVVDHIYTMISKILREAKISYVKWDMNRCITEAYSPRLPAGRQGEVFHRYMLGVYDLYERLTSEFPEILFEFCASGGGRFDPGMIYYSPQGWTSDDTDAVERLKIQYGTSFVYPLSSMGAHVSAAPNEQLHRYTPLETRGNVSAFGSFGYELDLNRLTEQERAIVKEQITFIKKYRKIIHSGTFYRLMSPFDGNYCAWMVVSEDKRTVLVGQYKILNEVNAPFRRLHLIGLDPSIEYVDISDGKGYYGDELMHIGLVTSDASCGQVLDGRKPSCDFDSKIYILEAK, from the coding sequence ATGCCAATTCAAATTCATCAACAAGGGAAATTATTTCATCTGACCAATCAGGAGATCAGTTACATCATGCAGGTACTGGAGGATGGCAGTCTTGGGAATCTATATTTCGGAAAAAAGGTAGCCGACAGGACGGATTTCAGCCATCTGATCGAATCGGCGTATAGACCGAATACAGCTTACGCCAGCCAGGAGGACTACTCTTTTTCGAGAGAGCATATGCGCCAGGAATTTCCGGTCTACGGGACGACTGATTTCCGCCACCCTGCCATCAGCGTACTGAATGAGAACGGCAGCCGCGTGTCCGCCTTCCAAGTGAAAGAACACGTTGTCCATTCGGGTAAGAAAACACTCGCAGGATTGCCGGCCACTTATGCCGAATCACCGGAAGAGGCGACTACTTTGGAAATCACTTTGGAGGATTCTTTGGCAGGGGTGGTCGTCGTGCTGAGCTACACGCTCTATGAGGAACGTCCTGTTGTGACGAGATCGGTGCGTGTGCGGAATGATGGACAGAAAAATGTGCAGCTGGAACGTTTGCTCAGCATGAACCTGGATCTGCCTGATGCAGAATACGAACTGCTGCAGTTGTCGGGTGCTTGGGGGCGGGAACGTCATCCGTACTTCCGCCGATTGGTGCCGGGCATCCAAAGTGTCGAAAGCGCGAGAGGATCATCCAGCCACTACCAAAATCCGTTCATTGCTTTGAAAAGACTGGATGCCACCGAACAATCCGGAGAGGTCCTGGGATTCAGTTTCGTTTATTCCGGTAATTTCTTGGCGCAGGTGGAAGTGGATACCTACAATGTTGCGCGCGTCAGTATGGGGATCAATCCGTTCGGCTTCGGCTGGTTGCTTGAACCAGGGGAAACTTTCCAGGCACCGGAAGTCGTGATGGTGCACAGCGGGAATGGTTTGAACGGCATGAGTCAAACTTTCCACAGCCTCTACCGCCAACGGTTGGCAAGAGGGACGTGGCGCGATAAGGAACGTCCGATTTTGATCAATAACTGGGAAGCGACCGGGATGGATTTCACGGAACAGCAATTGCTGGCTTTTGCCGAGACAGCTTATGAAGACGGGGTGGAACTGTTCGTTCTGGATGATGGCTGGTTCGGTGGCCGGCGTCATGAGCGAGCTGGGCTCGGAGATTGGTTCGTCAACGGGGAATTGTTGCCGGAGGGGATTGACGGCTTGGCTGAAAAGATTGAAGCAATCGGCTTGCGGTTCGGGCTATGGTTCGAGCCGGAAATGGTGAATGCGGACAGTGATCTTTTCCGGGCTCATCCGGATTGGATCATCCATACACCGGGAAGACCGGTTTCCCACGGGCGCCACCAATATGTCCTTGATTTCACCCGCTCTGAAGTAGTCGATCATATTTACACCATGATTTCTAAGATATTGCGCGAAGCCAAAATTTCTTATGTGAAATGGGATATGAACCGCTGCATCACTGAGGCTTATTCGCCAAGACTTCCTGCCGGGAGACAGGGTGAGGTGTTCCATCGCTACATGCTGGGCGTCTATGACCTGTATGAACGTCTGACATCCGAGTTTCCGGAAATTCTTTTTGAATTTTGCGCTTCCGGGGGAGGTCGCTTTGATCCTGGGATGATCTATTATTCTCCGCAAGGATGGACCAGCGATGATACGGATGCAGTTGAGCGATTGAAAATCCAGTACGGCACTTCTTTTGTTTACCCCTTGAGCTCGATGGGAGCGCATGTTTCCGCAGCTCCTAACGAACAGCTTCATCGTTATACACCGTTGGAGACACGCGGGAATGTTTCGGCATTCGGCTCATTCGGGTATGAATTGGATCTGAACAGATTGACGGAACAGGAAAGGGCAATCGTCAAGGAACAGATTACGTTCATCAAAAAGTACCGCAAAATCATCCACAGCGGCACTTTCTACCGTCTCATGAGCCCGTTCGACGGGAACTATTGTGCATGGATGGTCGTTTCCGAAGATAAACGGACGGTGCTGGTGGGCCAATATAAAATTCTGAATGAGGTCAATGCGCCTTTCAGAAGACTGCATTTGATTGGATTGGATCCTTCGATCGAGTACGTCGACATTTCCGATGGGAAGGGCTATTACGGAGATGAACTGATGCATATCGGCTTGGTGACAAGTGACGCTTCCTGCGGTCAGGTTCTCGACGGAAGAAAACCTTCTTGTGACTTCGATTCAAAAATTTATATATTAGAAGCAAAATGA
- a CDS encoding 6-phospho-beta-glucosidase, with protein sequence MKFPENFLWGGATSAVQCEGGYDKGGRGLANVDLVPVGQDRYAVGSGDLHANYFDPQAFYPTKSAIDLYHNYEEDIALLGEMGFKVYRFSISWTRIFPNGDEKEPNQEGLQFYKNIIKKCGKYGIEPLVTISHFECPMGLVEKFGGWRDRRMVEEYAKYAKTLFEEFQGSVKYWITFNEINMVLHLPFVAAGIRFDEGENRNQVMITAVHHQLVASALATKLAHEIDPDNQIGCMMAAGPHYPETCKPRDYWKAMEDDRENYMFIDVQSWGYYPQYALNWVAKRNAEIPFIDGDRELLRNHPVDFVSFSYYSSHVSTSEENRTDVTPGNVFQSIVNPHLKSSEWGWQIDPLGLRITLNLLSDRYRKPLFIVENGLGAKDRVEDNGKIQDDYRINYLQEHILAMRDAVSEDGIDLIGYTTWGCIDLVSNTSGEMEKRYGFVYVDLDNEGAGTRKRLKKDSFEWYKKVIASNGECL encoded by the coding sequence ATGAAGTTTCCAGAAAATTTTTTATGGGGTGGGGCCACATCGGCTGTACAATGTGAAGGAGGTTACGATAAAGGAGGAAGAGGATTGGCTAATGTGGATCTGGTACCCGTGGGTCAAGACAGATACGCTGTAGGCAGCGGGGATTTGCATGCAAATTATTTTGATCCACAGGCATTCTACCCAACAAAGTCGGCAATTGATCTGTATCATAACTACGAGGAGGATATCGCCCTTCTAGGAGAAATGGGCTTTAAGGTCTACAGATTTTCCATATCATGGACAAGGATTTTCCCGAATGGCGATGAAAAAGAACCCAATCAGGAAGGCCTTCAATTTTACAAGAATATCATCAAGAAATGCGGGAAATATGGCATCGAGCCTCTTGTCACAATCAGCCACTTTGAATGTCCGATGGGTTTGGTTGAAAAATTTGGAGGCTGGCGGGACCGGCGGATGGTTGAAGAATATGCCAAATACGCAAAAACGCTCTTTGAAGAATTCCAAGGATCAGTGAAATATTGGATTACGTTCAATGAAATAAATATGGTTCTTCATTTGCCTTTTGTGGCGGCAGGAATTCGCTTCGATGAAGGGGAGAATAGGAATCAGGTCATGATTACCGCTGTCCATCACCAATTGGTGGCGAGCGCTTTGGCCACCAAACTAGCGCATGAAATCGATCCGGATAATCAGATCGGATGCATGATGGCTGCGGGGCCGCACTATCCAGAAACCTGCAAACCCCGGGATTATTGGAAGGCTATGGAAGATGATAGAGAAAATTATATGTTTATTGACGTCCAAAGTTGGGGGTATTATCCGCAATACGCGCTGAATTGGGTAGCGAAAAGAAATGCTGAGATACCTTTTATCGATGGGGACCGAGAATTGTTGCGCAATCATCCGGTTGATTTTGTCAGCTTTTCCTACTATTCCTCACATGTCAGCACTTCAGAGGAGAACAGAACCGACGTTACACCCGGGAATGTATTCCAATCGATAGTGAACCCACATTTGAAATCGAGTGAGTGGGGATGGCAAATCGATCCGCTCGGGCTTAGGATCACTTTGAATTTACTGAGTGATCGGTATCGAAAACCGTTGTTCATCGTGGAAAACGGCCTGGGTGCTAAGGACAGGGTTGAGGACAATGGCAAAATCCAAGATGATTATCGTATCAATTATTTGCAGGAACATATCCTGGCTATGCGTGACGCAGTAAGTGAAGACGGCATCGATCTGATCGGCTATACGACCTGGGGATGCATTGACCTTGTGTCGAATACTTCCGGGGAAATGGAGAAGCGTTATGGTTTCGTTTACGTTGATCTCGACAATGAAGGGGCCGGGACTAGGAAAAGGCTCAAAAAAGATTCGTTTGAATGGTACAAAAAGGTGATCGCTTCGAATGGGGAATGTTTGTGA